The DNA segment GCTAAAGTCGCCGAAACTTCAAAAGACTTTCCCGGAGTGGCATTCGCTACAGACACGATGTACGCCTGCTCCGAACCCGGGCAGGAAGGCATAATAAACGCTATCAAGGAACATGATCTTGACGGAGTTGTTGTAGCATCCTGTACGCCCAGAATGCACGAACCGACCTTCCGCAGGACTCTCGAAAGAGCAGGCCTGAACCGCTATCTTTTTGAGATGGCCAACATCAGAGAACATGTTTCATGGATCGGCCGTGACCGTGAGGCCAATACCAACAAGGCGATAGACCTTGTTCGTATGGCTGCGGCAAAACTTTTGAATGACCAGCCTCTGGAATCCAAACAGTTCAGCATCAACAAAAGGGTAATGATCATCGGTGGCGGAGTTGCCGGTATTCAGGCTGCCCTCGACTGTGCTGACGGAGGACTTGAGGTTGTTCTGGTTGAAAAAACAACCACAATCGGCGGAAAAATGGCCAAGCTGGATAAAACCTTCCCGACGGTTGACTGTTCCAGCTGTATCCTCGGGCCACGCATGGTTGATATAGCCCAGCATCCGAACATAACCCTTTACGCTGCTTCCGAAGTTGAAGAAGTCGGCGGATATGTCGGAAACTTCGATGTAAAGATCAAGAAGAAAGCTACTTATGTTAACTGGGATGCCTGCACAGGCTGCGGTCTCTGCACTGAAAAATGCCCCAGTAAAAAAGCTGATGATCCTTTCAACGAAGAGCTTGGCAAGACCACGGCCATCAACATTCCCTTCCCGCAGGCTATTCCTAAAAAAGCCGCAATCAATCCTGATTTCTGTATGAAAATACAGAAAGGCAAATGCGGAGTCTGTGCTAAAATCTGTCCTAGCAATGCGATAGATTATGAGCAGAAGGATGAATTTGTAACCGAAAGTGTCGGTGCTATCGTTGCTGCAACCGGTTTCGATCTTTTCGACTGGACAGTATACGGAGAATACGGCGGCGGTAAATACCCCGACGTTATCACCTCACTCCAATATGAAAGAATGCTTTCAGCTTCCGGACCTACCGGAGGACATGTTAAACGTCCTTCTGATGGTAAGGAACCTAAAAATGTGGTCTTCATCCAGTGTGTCGGTTCCAGAGATAAATCTGTAGGCCGCCCCTACTGTTCAGGTTTCTGCTGCATGTATACTGCAAAGCAGGCTATCCTGACCAAGGATCATATCCCCGATTCACAATCATACGTCTTTTACATGGATATCCGTTCACCGGGAAAAATGTACGACGAATTCACCCGCCGCGCGCAGGAAGAATACGGAGCACGTTATGTCCGCGGAAGGGTCTCCATGGTCTACCCTAAAGGCGAGAACCTCATGGTCCGCGGCGCAGACACCCTTATGGGCGGTCAGGTCGAAGTTGAAGCGGATCTGGTTGTTCTTGCTGTCGGAGCCGAAGCAGCCAAAGGCGCTTCAGGTCTGGCTGAAAAACTGCGTATCTCCTACGATTCATACGGTTTCTACATGGAAGGGCACCCCAAACTCAAACCGGTTGAAACAAACACCGCAGGTGTTTATCTGGCCGGTTCATGTCAGGGTCCCAAGGATATCCCTTCATCTGTTGCTCAGGGCAGTGCCGCAGCAGCAAAAGTTCTCGGATTGTTTTCCAAGGACCAGCTTGCAAGTGACCCGCAGATTTCTCAGGTCAACATCAAGCGCTGCATCGGTTGCGGAAAGTGTATATCCACCTGTCCCTTCGGAGCCATCAAGGAAATTGACTTCCGCGGCATGAAGAAGGCTGAAGTAATTGAAACAGTTTGTCAGGGCTGTGGAATCTGTACCTCCACCTGTCCTCAGGGAGCCATTCAGCTCCAGCACTTTACTGACAACCAGATTCTCGCGGAGGTTAACGCAGTATGCCGGTTCTAGAGGGTAAAGAACTCAGAATTGTCGGATTTCTATGCAACTGGTGCTCATACGGCGGAGCCGACACCGCCGGAGTGGGACGTTTTACTCAGCCCACTGACCTGCGCATTGTCAGGGTTCCATGTTCCGGCCGTATAGACCCCATGTTTATTGTAAAGGCTCTGCTTAACGGAGCTGACGGGGTTCTGGTTTCCGGCTGTCACCCCAGAGACTGCCACTATGCCGAGGGCAACTTTTACGCCCGCCGCAGACTGGAAGTCCTCAAACGTTTCCTGCCTTTCATCGGTATTGAGCCGGGACGTTTTGAGTATACCTGGGTTTCGGCTTCTGAAGGCCAGCGCTGGCAACAGGTTGTAACCGGCTTTACCGAGCAGATTCACAAGCTCGGACCGGCTCCTAAAATTGAAGGTGCCGATGCCGAAGCAACCCTCAAACTTCTGGAAGCCGCTCTTTAATTAAAGGGCAGTATATAAGGAGGAACGGGTGAAAAACCTTGAAGAATTAAAATCAGCTATTAAAAAAGCACTGCCTGATCTTGATCTGGTCATGGGCTGGACCGACAGTTACGATCCACTCCATGCCACACCTCATTTCATGCGCAGTGATGAAGATATTGATAAACTGAGAGTTGACGCTTTAAGCGTTAACAACCTTGCGACTTACCTGCCTTCACTTAAAGGCAAAAAGGTCGGAATAATAGTTAAAGGATGTGACAGCCGTTCAGTTGTGGAACTGCTGCAGGAAAACCTGATCAACCGTGATGAAGTTAAAATCTTCGGCTTCGGTTGCGAAGGTGTAGTTGATCAGACCAAAATCCGCAGAGCCGCAGGAGATGTCAGAAATGTTGAATCCTGTGAAATCTCAGGATCTGAAGTCACTCTGAAAACCGGAGGCAGTGAACACAAGCTGGCTCTGAAAGATGTGCTGGCTGATAAATGTCTCACCTGCCGCTATCCCAATGCAGTTTTAAGCGATGAGTTCATCGGCCCCGAACTGGAAGCCAAAGCTGAATTCTCGGAAGGTTATACAGACATAGAGGAATTCGAAAAACTTTCCACTAACGAAAAGTTTACCTTCTGGCTTGGCGAAATGGACCGCTGCATACGCTGCTACGCCTGCAGAAACGCATGCCCCATGTGCGTCTGTCGCGACCACTGTGTTGCACAGAGCCGCGAACCGCACTGGCTGACTCAGGAAGACCATGTGCGTGAAAAGCTGATGTTCCAGATAGTTCACGCATACCACCTCGCCGGACGCTGCACCGAATGCGGAGAGTGTCAGCGGGCCTGCCCTGTGGATATCCCCATCCTTATGCTCAAGAAAAAACTTAATAAGGAAATCAAGGCTGTCTTCGACTACGAGGCCGGAGTAGACTCGGAAGCCACTCCGCCCCTGCTCACCTTTAAAGGGGAAGAGCAGAAGATAAAAGAGAAGGACTGGTAATATGGCTCAGATCAAGTTTATAAAAGCTGACGATGTTTCGGCATGGCTGGATGAACTGGCTGCCGAGCATAAGGTTCTGGCCCCCCGCTACGAAGGTGATGCCCTTGTTTTCCGTTCCTTTGATAAGGAGAAGGAAATCTGTCTGGACCGTCAGGCCACAGCTTCCCCTAAAAAATCTGTCTTCCCTCAGAGTGAAGAACTGGTAAAATTCACTTACACCAAAGACCCTGAAGACCCTTCAAAAGTTCTTGTGGAAGCACAGGAAATGATACCGGAAGGAACTACGGTTGTTTTTGGTGGACGACCCTGCGACGCCCGCGGATTCACCATGTTCGACAGGGTTTACCTCGAAGGTAAAAAGAAAGACATCTATTATAAAACCAGAAGAGAGAACACATGCTTCATAACTCTTGCCTGTGAAAAGGCAGAGGGAACATGTTTCTGTAACTGGGTCGGAAGCGGCCCGGCCGATACAACCGGATCAGATGTGCTGATGACTCCTGTTTCCGGCGGCTATCTTCTGCAGAGTGTTTCTGAAAAAGGTGAAAAACTGCTTTCTTCAGCTCTGCTTTCAGACGGAGCAGGAAAAGAGAAAGAAGCCGAGAAATTCCATGAAGAGGCTGAAAAGACTCTGAGTGAAGCACCGGACCTGACTATTGCACCGGAAAAACTCCTTGAAGTCTTCAATAATATGGACTTCTGGGACGAGGTCTCTTCCAAGTGTCTAAGCTGTGGAGCTTGTACCTATCTCTGCCCGACCTGTTACTGCTTCAACATTACAGATGAAGAATACGGTAATCAGGGCGCACGCATAAGGAGCTGGGACAACTGCATGTCAGCCATGTTCACCATGGAGGCCAGCGGTCACAATCCGCGTCCGACAAAAGCACACCGGCTGAAAAACCGTGTCGGTCATAAGTTCAGCTATTATCCGGACCTCCATGACGGAGTCATCTCCTGCTGCGGTTGCGGCCGTTGCATCAAGAGTTGTCCGGCATGCGTTGATATCCGTGAAATAGTCATGAAGGCTGTCAACTATGAGCCTGCCGCAGTCAAGGAGGGCGCAGATGACAAATAATCCGTATCTTCCGGAAATGGCCACCATTCAGGAAGTCATTGAAGAAACGCCCAACATCAAGACTTTCAGGGTTACCTTAAACAATCCTGAAGCCATGAAAAACTTTACTTTCGAACCGGGACAGGTCGGTCAGCTTTCCTCTTTCGGAACAGGTGAAGCGACATTTGTTATCAACTCTACCCCGACAAGAATGGAGTATCTCCAGTTCAGTGTCATGCGCACCGGTGAAGTTACCGGAAAGCTGCACAGACTTCGTCAGGGAGACCAGATCGGAGTAAGAGCTCCTCTTGGAAACCATTTTGATTATGAGTCCATGAAAGGCAAAGACATCGTCTTTGTCGGTGGCGGAATCGGAATGGCTCCTCTGCGCACCCTGCTTCTGTTCATGCTGGACAACCGCAAAGACTATGGAAAGATCACCCTGCTTTACGGAGCAAGATCTCCCAAAGATATGGCTTTCAGCTATGAACTTCCTGACTGGCTTGAACGTGATGATCTCGATACCTACCTGACAATCGACTCGGAATATGAAGGATGGGAACACACTGTAGGTTTAATACCTAATGTGTTACTTGATATAGCTCCTTCTCCGAAAAACTGTGTGGCCATAACTTGCGGACCTCCGATAATGATCAAGTTCACTCTTCAGGCTCTTGATAAGCTCGGATTCAGCGACGAACAGATAGTGACCACTCTTGAAAAAAGAATGAAATGCGGCGTAGGCATCTGCGGACGCTGCAACATTGGAACAAGTTACGTCTGCATGGACGGACCTGTATATACTTATGCGCAGCTTAAAAAGCTGCCCAACGAACTGTAGGCAACCCCTTAGCCCTTTTTCTATGCTGTCGGCACCGATCCTGCTGGCAGCATAGAAAAAGAGAAACCTCAACCCTTCCGAAAGACGTCATCGGAAGTTGTGATCAAGGATGTAATGTGAATAGAGCCAGCTTTTTAGCAAGGCTGCATCATCGTTTTCACCCTAAATAGACTGAATTACCCCAAGCATCTTTCTACTTTGCACTGGGAGCAGTCCACTTCAGGATGAATTCAACCCGAAAGCCAGCAAGAGAGATGATTATGTTTCACGCCGCCAATTCTTTTCAGGACGACTTTGATCCCCTAAGCGGATCAGGTTCATCGTATTTCAGCAGTCCTGCCTACGGTTCTTCCGGGGCGGTTTCTCCTGACAAAATCAGTACACCGGCTATTCTGCTGTGTTCAGACCTTTTTCCTGCTTATCTGGCACGCCGTAGACAGCGGGTGGAAAATGTCTCTGTGGAAATCCCTGTAAGCTCCAAAAAAATATATTTTTCAGGTGAGAAATTTGACCAGCGCGATCTGGATATTCTGCTTTTCTGCATATCCAGTGCTCTTGGCGGGACATCAAAGTCCGATATCGGAACAATAATAGATTTAAATCTTGCACTTGCCGCCATAGGCAAACAACCGAGCTACGCCGCCAGAGGGCGCATAAAAAGCAGCCTCTACAGACTTGAACAGGGTTTGATACGCATAAGCGATGACCGGTGCTCATGCACCATGCGACTGATCAACAGCATTTTTGAAGACACCCAGACAAGACGTTGTCATGTTGAAATAAATGAAGATATTTTAGCATCATTTCGTTCCTGCATCGGACCGCTGCCATTTATTAAAGAGCGACTCGGTCTTGGGGATCAGGCTCTTGCCAAATGGATGCACGGCATGTCCTGGCTTAACGGCGGGTATTACCTCATCAGCATCAGAACTCTTTTTAAGCTCTGCGGATCAAGAGCACGCAGCATCAGATCATTTTATCAGGAAGCAACAGAAGCACTCAGTCTCTTAAAGGAGATGGGGGTTATATGCGGATGGGAGCGCAACCCAGATGGCAGAATAATCGTCCGGGGCAGGGATAGCTGCAAAAATGACAAACAGTGCCGGATATACGTTTAAAAAAATACACATTACAAATAGATATCCATTTTTGCCCCTCAAGTTTCTAAGTTGAGCTTTATGGTATTTTAAATCCACCTTTGTTATTCAGAGGTGGATTTTATTTTGATAAGGAGTTGATCATTCTTTAAAATCTTATTTTTACAAAATAATATTTTATTTTTTGAAATAAAAATAAATTTGATATAACATAGTGAATACATACTACCCATTTTTATCATCGTGAGATCAAATGGCTGAGAATAAAATAGAAAATAAAATGGATTCGCCTTCCGCACTGTCTGAAAATATTTTTGAAAATATTTTCAAAAGAAATAGTACTGCCCTGGCAGTAACTGACAACTTCGGAAAAATTCTTTCAGTCAGCAACAAATTCAAAAAAATATTTCCTGATATTTCTGTCGGACACAATATTGCGGAAAAAATATCTGCAATAAGATTCAACAAGCAGAGCTTGGAGCAAACATTTATAGCTGTTAATGGTAACAGTCCTGACACTATAACAAAACTGAAAACAGCTACAGATGAAATTGTATCGGTCAGAGTCGGCTATGCTGCCCCGCATGCTGTCCAAGAAGAGACAGAGTACCTGATTTTTTCTTTTCAGCCTCTGGACAACAGCCTGCATGATCTCCACAAAAAACTAAAACATACAAAGTCCATACTTGAAATAACTCAGCAGGCAGCTCTGGTTGGATATTGGGAGATAGACGCTGTCAGGAATGAAGTAACACTGTCAAAAGGACTTTTCGATCTTACAGGACTCCCCGAAGATAAAAGAGTGACCTTACGCAACGCTCTTAAAATATTCGATTTTGAATCAAGGACCGCACTGATTAACTCTTTCCGGCTGGCCTTTGAGCATCAAAAATATTTTTTCAAGCTCGACATGAGTTTAAAACCCGTAAATGGACAGAAAAGATGGGGAACCATCAACTGTTATTCTGAAAAAACCAACTCACTTAAGACATCAATATACGGTACTTTTCAGGATATAACAGAAACCAAATCAAACGAACGCAGCCTTAAACATTCCTACCAGCTTCTTGATACTATTCTGAACAGTATTGATGCCAACATATTTGTTTTTGACCTTGAGACACACGATGTCCTTTTTTCCAATAAGCTGAAAGGACATAATTCTTATACCCCGCACAAAAAAGAAAAATGCTGGAAAGCCATACACGGCAGAGACGGCCGCTGCCCGACCTGTCCTGAACCTGAGCTGCTGGATTCCAAGGGCAATCCTTCGGGACTTTTTATAAGAGAATATACGGACAAAAAAACAGGGCGTACCTATCTTTGCCATGACCGGGCTGTAAAATGGATTTCAGATAAAATGGCCCATTTAATTGTGGCTCTTGATATTACTGACAGAAAAAAACTTGAAGAAGATATCAATATGGCCATGGCCGAATCAGAAGCTGCCAACCGTTCCAAAGGTGAATTTCTTGCCAATATGAGCCACGAAATAAGAACACCTTTAAACGGTATTTTTGGAATGCTTGAGCTTCTGAAAACAACCAGATTGAACAGTGAACAGGAAGAATACATTGCCACGGCGAATGAATCAGGTAAGAGCCTGCTCACTGTTATTAACGACATTCTCGATTTTTCCAAAATGGAAGCCGGGAAAATGAGTCTTATAGAACATGAATTCAATCTGGAGCAGTGCATCAGCTCACTTCTTAAAAGTTTTACGATGCAGGTACGGAATAAAAAGATTCAGCTGGATTATGAATTTGATAAAGAAACACCGATCTGTCTCATAGGTGATGAGTCCCGAATAAGGCAGATTCTATTCAACCTTGTCGGCAATGCTGTTAAATTCACCAGTGAAGGCCGGGTTCATGTAAAAATACATCATGAAATTATTCCGGATAGACCTGAAATATTCCGCTTTATCTTTGCTATTTCAGATACCGGAATAGGTATTGCGCCAGATAAACAAAAAATAATTTTCCAATCATTTACCCAGATTGACGGTTCACATACTCGAAAATTTAAAGGGACAGGGCTTGGTCTTGCAATAGTTCAAAGACTTACAGCTCTTCTTGGCGGCAATGTCTCTGTTGAAAGCGAAGAAGGGACAGGCTCAACATTCACCTTTTCCATCGTCTCAAAAGTACAGAGTGACCATTTCGCCTGCAGATCGCAAAATGAGGAAAAGCCTGAACTCCTACCGGACCTTGGCCAGCTTTCAGTGCTGCTGGTTGAGGATGAACGCATAAACAGTCTTTCAACTAAAAAGATACTCGAAAAACGAGGTCATAGCGTGACAACTGCGGAAAACGGGGCAATTGCTTTAGAGCTTCTTGAAAAATCAACATTTGACTGCATCCTTATGGATGTACAGATGCCGGTCATGGATGGTCTTGAAGCGACACGAAGGATCAGGTCACTGCCGGAGTACAAAATGAGCAGCAACACCCCCATTATTGCCATGACAGCCCATACCATGCGCGGTGACAAGGAAAAATTCTTGAAATCAGGTATGGACGGCTACGTTGCCAAGCCCATAGATTTTGAAAAACTGATCACCGAAATTTCAATAAATCTGAAAAAAGACAAAGACTGACAAACTAGACAAAATTTGAGGCCGCAAAACCGGATGACCATGCCCATTGCAGATTGTAACCGCCCAGCCACCCGGTAACGTCAAGAACCTCACCAATAAAGTAGAGTCCGGGGACCAGCTTTGATTCCATTGTCTTTGATGACACCTGATCAGTATCAACCCCGCCAAGAGTAACCTCAGCTTTTGAAAATCCTTCACTGCCTTCAGGTTTCAGCTTCCAGTGATGAATCTGCTCACTGATTTCCTGCTCTTTCTTTATTCCTAGCCTGTTAACCTGTTCCATCTGGCAATCTGCAAATAAATTTTCAGCCAGCTTTTTGGGAATATAACGCCCAAGATAATTTTTAAGGGCAACTTTGAGCGAGCGGTCTTTTTCAAACAGCGAATTCAGGTCCACACCCGGCATTAAATCCACTTCCAGCTCATCACCCCTGTTCCAGTAATTTGAAATCTGTAAAACAGCCGGCCCGGAAATACCTTTATGGGTAAAAAGCATATCGGATTTAAAACTTCTAGCACCGCAGCTTATAATTACAGGCATGGAATTGCCACTAAGTTCTCGGCATATCTTGCCGTTTCTTCCACCTATGCGCAGTGGGACAAGACCGGGACGCGTTTTAATAAGCCGGTGCCCGAATTGGCCGGCAATCTCATACCCCAGAGAACCGGCCCCGACCTGAGGATAGGCCGGTGACCCGAGAGCCACGACCAGCGACCGGCAGTGGTACTCAATATCTGAAAACACCACAGAGAATTTATTATCCTCAATATGTTCCACATTCTGTATTTTACCGTTCATAAGAATTTCAGCCCCGGCCCGGCCGCTGCGCTCCAGTAAAAGCCCGGCAACTCTTCCGGCTCCGGCTACAGTGAAAAGCTGTCCATCATCGCGCTCTTCATATTCTATTCCGGCAGATGAAACAAAATCTATAAAATCCCATTGCCCGTGTCGGGCCAGAGCAGACTTGCAGAAATGGGGATTTGAACAAATATAATTTTCATGGCTGACCTCTAAGTTGGTAAAGTTACATTTACCTCCCCCGGCAATGCGCACTTTCCGTGCGGCTTTCGGGCCATGATCAAGCACCAGTACACTGCGCCCTCTCAAGGCTGCATGCATTGCACAATATAATCCTGAAGCTCCGGCTCCCAGAATTATTACATCATAAAAATTGTTACTGTTGTTCATCCGCGGTTTGTAAGCGTATGAGCCATTGTAGTAAAGCTTTTTGCTTAAGGTGCAAAACTGGAGTAATCTGGACTTGCCTGCCGGTGAAATCACAGTTATTGATCATCTCGCTGACAGTGGTTCGTTAAATTTTCCGGTATTTTTCTTTCAGGTTTATTCAGCAGCAGCAAAAAATCGTAAGAAATCCGGCACAGTCTCATAAATATAAAGATATAATTCCTTCAGGAGTTTCCAATATGTCTCTCAGTATAGGTATAGTGGGTCTGCCCAACGTGGGTAAATCCACCCTTTTCAATGCCCTGACCAAGGCCCAGAATGCAGAAAGCGCCAACTATGCCTTCTGCACAATTGAACCGAACAAAGCCGTTGTCCCGGTTCCTGACAAACGCATAGAAAAACTTGCCGAGCTGGTTAACCCTGAGAAAATTCAGCATGCTACCGTTGACTTTATCGATATAGCCGGACTCGTAGCCGGAGCAAGCAAGGGTGAAGGACTGGGTAACAAATTTCTCGGCAATATCCGTGAAACTCAAGCAATTCTTCATGTTGTCCGTTGTTTTGATAACGATGATGTCATCCATGTTGCCAACTCGGTTGACCCTCTGCGTGACATAGAAATTATTGAAACCGAACTGCTTCTGGCTGACGTTCAGTCACTGGACACCCGTATTGAAAGAATGGGCAAACAGCTTAAGGGTGATAAAACCCTCGGCCCTAAACTTGAAATAGGTAAAAAGCTACTTGATCACCTCAACGAAGGTCATCCGGCCAACACATTTCCTGAAAAAGACCGTGATGAAGCCGTTGAACTTTTCAGGGAACTCCGTCTCATCACTGCAAAAAACATTATCTACTGCGCCAATGTTGATGAAAACGGTCTCGGTGAAGACAATGACTATGTGAAGCAGGTCAAAGCCCTCGCTGCTGAGCGCGGAGCTGAATTTGTTAAAATTTCAGCAAGAATGGAAGAAGACCTTATCGGTCTTGAAGATGAAGAGTATCAGGAATTTCTGGAATCATACGGTGTTAGTGAATCAGGTCTGGATCAGATTATCCGTACCGGTTTTCATACACTCGGTCTCATGAGCTACTTTACTGCTGGAGTGAAAGAGGTTCGCGCCTGGACTATTCACAAAGGAGACAAAGCGCCACAGGCCGCCGGGGTTATCCATACCGACTTTGAAAAAGGTTTTATCCGTGCAGAGATCGTCAGCTACGATAATTACGTGGAACATAAATCTGAAGCTGCCTGCCGCAGCGCCGGGGTTATGCGCTCCGAAGGCAAGGAATATGTTATGAATGACGGAGATGTCGTTCATTTCCTTTTTAATGTATAATCGGCACCTTTTTCAACACCATACACAATTTATGAGGCCGGAGTGGAATACGCTCCGGCCTTTTTATTTTCACACTCATAAGTTCAGTTGCATTTTTCTTTAATTATCCCCTTTACAGAGGTTCGCAAAAGAGACAAGTCTATCTTACGGACCCCGGTCAGAATGCCGGAGTTACTTCTTATGTTCATGGAGTTTTTGTAATGATTTACCTTGTAGGTGTTGATCCTGTATTTCAGTATGTCAATGAAGACAGCGAGGAGCATCCTGAAGAGCTGAGAGGATTGCTTATCAGCTTTTTGGGTGACAATGAAATCGACCTTATTGCCGAAGATTTCGATCAGGCTGATAAAGAAGATCTCGACTATACTGAGATAGTGGGTCAAACGGTTGCACTTGATCACAGCATTTCCCATCGTTTTATTTCACCTGATTCTTCGGAATGTGAAGAATACGATATTCAGGA comes from the Maridesulfovibrio bastinii DSM 16055 genome and includes:
- a CDS encoding hydrogenase iron-sulfur subunit gives rise to the protein MPVLEGKELRIVGFLCNWCSYGGADTAGVGRFTQPTDLRIVRVPCSGRIDPMFIVKALLNGADGVLVSGCHPRDCHYAEGNFYARRRLEVLKRFLPFIGIEPGRFEYTWVSASEGQRWQQVVTGFTEQIHKLGPAPKIEGADAEATLKLLEAAL
- a CDS encoding PAS domain-containing hybrid sensor histidine kinase/response regulator encodes the protein MAENKIENKMDSPSALSENIFENIFKRNSTALAVTDNFGKILSVSNKFKKIFPDISVGHNIAEKISAIRFNKQSLEQTFIAVNGNSPDTITKLKTATDEIVSVRVGYAAPHAVQEETEYLIFSFQPLDNSLHDLHKKLKHTKSILEITQQAALVGYWEIDAVRNEVTLSKGLFDLTGLPEDKRVTLRNALKIFDFESRTALINSFRLAFEHQKYFFKLDMSLKPVNGQKRWGTINCYSEKTNSLKTSIYGTFQDITETKSNERSLKHSYQLLDTILNSIDANIFVFDLETHDVLFSNKLKGHNSYTPHKKEKCWKAIHGRDGRCPTCPEPELLDSKGNPSGLFIREYTDKKTGRTYLCHDRAVKWISDKMAHLIVALDITDRKKLEEDINMAMAESEAANRSKGEFLANMSHEIRTPLNGIFGMLELLKTTRLNSEQEEYIATANESGKSLLTVINDILDFSKMEAGKMSLIEHEFNLEQCISSLLKSFTMQVRNKKIQLDYEFDKETPICLIGDESRIRQILFNLVGNAVKFTSEGRVHVKIHHEIIPDRPEIFRFIFAISDTGIGIAPDKQKIIFQSFTQIDGSHTRKFKGTGLGLAIVQRLTALLGGNVSVESEEGTGSTFTFSIVSKVQSDHFACRSQNEEKPELLPDLGQLSVLLVEDERINSLSTKKILEKRGHSVTTAENGAIALELLEKSTFDCILMDVQMPVMDGLEATRRIRSLPEYKMSSNTPIIAMTAHTMRGDKEKFLKSGMDGYVAKPIDFEKLITEISINLKKDKD
- a CDS encoding CoB--CoM heterodisulfide reductase iron-sulfur subunit A family protein, translating into MRIGVFVCHCGSNIEGTVDTAKVAETSKDFPGVAFATDTMYACSEPGQEGIINAIKEHDLDGVVVASCTPRMHEPTFRRTLERAGLNRYLFEMANIREHVSWIGRDREANTNKAIDLVRMAAAKLLNDQPLESKQFSINKRVMIIGGGVAGIQAALDCADGGLEVVLVEKTTTIGGKMAKLDKTFPTVDCSSCILGPRMVDIAQHPNITLYAASEVEEVGGYVGNFDVKIKKKATYVNWDACTGCGLCTEKCPSKKADDPFNEELGKTTAINIPFPQAIPKKAAINPDFCMKIQKGKCGVCAKICPSNAIDYEQKDEFVTESVGAIVAATGFDLFDWTVYGEYGGGKYPDVITSLQYERMLSASGPTGGHVKRPSDGKEPKNVVFIQCVGSRDKSVGRPYCSGFCCMYTAKQAILTKDHIPDSQSYVFYMDIRSPGKMYDEFTRRAQEEYGARYVRGRVSMVYPKGENLMVRGADTLMGGQVEVEADLVVLAVGAEAAKGASGLAEKLRISYDSYGFYMEGHPKLKPVETNTAGVYLAGSCQGPKDIPSSVAQGSAAAAKVLGLFSKDQLASDPQISQVNIKRCIGCGKCISTCPFGAIKEIDFRGMKKAEVIETVCQGCGICTSTCPQGAIQLQHFTDNQILAEVNAVCRF
- a CDS encoding 4Fe-4S dicluster domain-containing protein; translation: MKNLEELKSAIKKALPDLDLVMGWTDSYDPLHATPHFMRSDEDIDKLRVDALSVNNLATYLPSLKGKKVGIIVKGCDSRSVVELLQENLINRDEVKIFGFGCEGVVDQTKIRRAAGDVRNVESCEISGSEVTLKTGGSEHKLALKDVLADKCLTCRYPNAVLSDEFIGPELEAKAEFSEGYTDIEEFEKLSTNEKFTFWLGEMDRCIRCYACRNACPMCVCRDHCVAQSREPHWLTQEDHVREKLMFQIVHAYHLAGRCTECGECQRACPVDIPILMLKKKLNKEIKAVFDYEAGVDSEATPPLLTFKGEEQKIKEKDW
- a CDS encoding 4Fe-4S dicluster domain-containing protein encodes the protein MAQIKFIKADDVSAWLDELAAEHKVLAPRYEGDALVFRSFDKEKEICLDRQATASPKKSVFPQSEELVKFTYTKDPEDPSKVLVEAQEMIPEGTTVVFGGRPCDARGFTMFDRVYLEGKKKDIYYKTRRENTCFITLACEKAEGTCFCNWVGSGPADTTGSDVLMTPVSGGYLLQSVSEKGEKLLSSALLSDGAGKEKEAEKFHEEAEKTLSEAPDLTIAPEKLLEVFNNMDFWDEVSSKCLSCGACTYLCPTCYCFNITDEEYGNQGARIRSWDNCMSAMFTMEASGHNPRPTKAHRLKNRVGHKFSYYPDLHDGVISCCGCGRCIKSCPACVDIREIVMKAVNYEPAAVKEGADDK
- a CDS encoding FAD/NAD(P)-binding protein, coding for MTNNPYLPEMATIQEVIEETPNIKTFRVTLNNPEAMKNFTFEPGQVGQLSSFGTGEATFVINSTPTRMEYLQFSVMRTGEVTGKLHRLRQGDQIGVRAPLGNHFDYESMKGKDIVFVGGGIGMAPLRTLLLFMLDNRKDYGKITLLYGARSPKDMAFSYELPDWLERDDLDTYLTIDSEYEGWEHTVGLIPNVLLDIAPSPKNCVAITCGPPIMIKFTLQALDKLGFSDEQIVTTLEKRMKCGVGICGRCNIGTSYVCMDGPVYTYAQLKKLPNEL
- the ychF gene encoding redox-regulated ATPase YchF → MSLSIGIVGLPNVGKSTLFNALTKAQNAESANYAFCTIEPNKAVVPVPDKRIEKLAELVNPEKIQHATVDFIDIAGLVAGASKGEGLGNKFLGNIRETQAILHVVRCFDNDDVIHVANSVDPLRDIEIIETELLLADVQSLDTRIERMGKQLKGDKTLGPKLEIGKKLLDHLNEGHPANTFPEKDRDEAVELFRELRLITAKNIIYCANVDENGLGEDNDYVKQVKALAAERGAEFVKISARMEEDLIGLEDEEYQEFLESYGVSESGLDQIIRTGFHTLGLMSYFTAGVKEVRAWTIHKGDKAPQAAGVIHTDFEKGFIRAEIVSYDNYVEHKSEAACRSAGVMRSEGKEYVMNDGDVVHFLFNV
- a CDS encoding NAD(P)/FAD-dependent oxidoreductase, whose translation is MNNSNNFYDVIILGAGASGLYCAMHAALRGRSVLVLDHGPKAARKVRIAGGGKCNFTNLEVSHENYICSNPHFCKSALARHGQWDFIDFVSSAGIEYEERDDGQLFTVAGAGRVAGLLLERSGRAGAEILMNGKIQNVEHIEDNKFSVVFSDIEYHCRSLVVALGSPAYPQVGAGSLGYEIAGQFGHRLIKTRPGLVPLRIGGRNGKICRELSGNSMPVIISCGARSFKSDMLFTHKGISGPAVLQISNYWNRGDELEVDLMPGVDLNSLFEKDRSLKVALKNYLGRYIPKKLAENLFADCQMEQVNRLGIKKEQEISEQIHHWKLKPEGSEGFSKAEVTLGGVDTDQVSSKTMESKLVPGLYFIGEVLDVTGWLGGYNLQWAWSSGFAASNFV